In a genomic window of Verrucomicrobiota bacterium:
- a CDS encoding putative toxin-antitoxin system toxin component, PIN family, whose amino-acid sequence MKLVIDTNTLVSGTLWSGPPSRLIDAVEQGRATLVLSAALLAEFGDVVGRDRLGGRLALHNVTPAKLVARLARQAELVSPAPIPLPPSLRDPKDLIVLAAAVAARADAIVTGDDDLLSMKSFAGIPIMKAREALEKLGLPAE is encoded by the coding sequence GTGAAGCTGGTCATTGACACCAACACGCTCGTCTCCGGCACGCTTTGGAGCGGGCCACCCTCCCGATTGATTGATGCGGTGGAACAGGGGCGAGCAACCCTGGTGTTGTCGGCGGCGCTGCTTGCCGAGTTTGGCGATGTGGTCGGTCGCGACCGGCTTGGTGGCCGGCTGGCGCTGCACAATGTCACTCCGGCCAAGCTGGTCGCCCGCCTTGCCCGGCAGGCTGAATTGGTTTCCCCTGCACCGATCCCTTTGCCGCCATCCCTGCGCGACCCGAAGGATTTGATCGTGTTGGCAGCGGCGGTGGCGGCGCGAGCAGACGCCATCGTGACTGGCGACGATGACCTGCTCTCGATGAAATCGTTTGCAGGCATCCCGATCATGAAAGCCCGGGAGGCACTGGAAAAACTGGGACTGCCAGCAGAGTGA
- a CDS encoding ATP-binding protein — protein sequence MKLARLRIRNFRCYKKEFRFDFDDMTAFVGKNDVGKSSVMDALDIFLNEGAPDKHDATKDGEGKDLTIICEFTGLPLSVIIDEDNPTSFQAEYLLNADGRLEIHKTFSGHLATPKCTSVTAFALHPTADDVADLVQLKNPELKKRAEKLKVNLSGVDPKVNAQLRQRIRESVGDLKLKTVFVPLNEDKTNKPWDRIKAYVPLLALFKSDRASTDQDPEAQDPLKTAVKEAIKQREVELNAIASHVETEVRRIAKATLEKLKEMDESLAQQLNPQITLKKWETLFNVSITGDEDIPINKRGSGVKRLVLLNFFRAKAEQQAREKNDAPVIYAIEEPETSQHPHNQRLLVSALLDLATDSQVILTTHTPMLARTLPDTYLRYIHLKPDKTREVLQGGGETNALFAKSLGVLPDNAIKLFIGVEGRHDIAFLKNMARVLRQAGCDVFDLEKMELDSELIFFPLGGSSLALWTSRLEPLSRPEFHLFDRDEPPPTAAKYQAEADAINARARCKAVITGKKEMENYLHFEAINEAYASVCNIALGLVANFAEFDDVPAKIAEMVHAATGSPTAWAALAEDVKEKKISNVKRNLNEHAAVLMTKGRLDQVDPDGHVLSWFTDMKTLAEV from the coding sequence ATGAAACTCGCCCGCCTACGAATCAGAAACTTCCGCTGCTATAAGAAGGAATTTAGATTTGATTTCGATGACATGACAGCCTTCGTCGGCAAGAACGATGTTGGTAAGTCCTCAGTGATGGACGCGCTCGACATCTTTTTGAATGAAGGCGCGCCAGACAAGCATGACGCGACCAAAGACGGTGAGGGAAAAGACCTCACAATAATTTGCGAGTTCACTGGACTGCCTCTCAGCGTAATCATTGACGAAGACAACCCAACATCATTCCAGGCCGAATATCTCCTTAACGCGGACGGTCGACTTGAAATTCACAAGACCTTCAGCGGCCACCTCGCAACACCTAAATGCACCAGCGTTACGGCTTTCGCCCTTCACCCCACCGCTGACGACGTTGCCGACCTGGTCCAGTTAAAAAACCCAGAGCTGAAGAAGCGGGCTGAGAAATTGAAAGTCAATTTGAGCGGCGTTGACCCCAAGGTAAATGCACAGTTGAGGCAACGCATTCGTGAATCAGTCGGCGACCTGAAACTAAAGACGGTGTTTGTTCCGCTCAATGAAGACAAAACAAACAAGCCGTGGGACAGAATCAAGGCATACGTTCCATTGCTTGCGCTTTTCAAATCGGATCGTGCAAGCACAGACCAAGATCCAGAAGCGCAAGATCCGCTCAAAACTGCGGTCAAGGAAGCAATCAAGCAAAGAGAAGTGGAACTGAACGCCATCGCAAGCCATGTCGAAACTGAGGTTCGACGGATTGCGAAGGCGACGCTCGAAAAGCTAAAGGAGATGGACGAGTCACTTGCGCAACAGTTGAATCCACAGATTACGCTGAAGAAGTGGGAGACGCTTTTCAATGTGAGCATCACTGGTGACGAAGACATTCCCATTAACAAGCGTGGTAGCGGTGTGAAGCGCCTAGTTCTGCTCAATTTCTTCCGCGCAAAAGCGGAGCAACAGGCGCGTGAGAAGAACGATGCGCCAGTGATCTACGCCATCGAAGAACCAGAAACAAGTCAACACCCGCACAATCAGCGGCTGCTCGTCAGCGCACTCCTGGACTTAGCCACGGACAGCCAAGTCATCCTCACGACGCATACTCCTATGCTCGCCCGAACGCTACCGGACACATATTTGCGATACATCCACCTTAAACCGGATAAGACACGAGAAGTTCTTCAAGGCGGTGGCGAAACGAATGCGCTGTTCGCCAAATCGCTCGGCGTCCTCCCGGATAACGCCATCAAGTTATTCATCGGAGTCGAAGGGCGACACGACATTGCTTTCCTCAAGAACATGGCAAGGGTGCTTCGGCAAGCGGGCTGTGACGTGTTTGACTTGGAGAAGATGGAGCTTGATTCGGAGCTGATTTTCTTCCCTCTCGGGGGCTCGTCCTTGGCACTTTGGACCTCGCGCCTTGAGCCTCTGTCCAGACCTGAATTCCATCTTTTCGATAGGGACGAGCCTCCGCCGACAGCCGCGAAGTATCAGGCGGAAGCGGACGCGATTAACGCGCGTGCTAGATGCAAGGCAGTCATCACGGGCAAAAAAGAAATGGAGAACTACCTGCATTTCGAGGCGATCAACGAAGCCTACGCCAGTGTGTGTAACATCGCTCTCGGCTTGGTTGCCAACTTCGCGGAGTTCGATGACGTTCCAGCCAAGATCGCAGAGATGGTTCACGCAGCAACCGGGAGTCCCACGGCATGGGCAGCGCTCGCCGAGGATGTGAAAGAGAAGAAGATTTCAAACGTGAAGCGTAATCTCAACGAACATGCCGCTGTGTTGATGACAAAGGGTCGTTTGGATCAGGTTGACCCAGATGGCCATGTTCTCAGTTGGTTCACTGACATGAAAACCCTCGCAGAGGTTTAA